The following are encoded in a window of Sinomonas cyclohexanicum genomic DNA:
- a CDS encoding 2TM domain-containing protein — protein MNVELGKGAGAPDGGGFSHEAALRALALESLKKKSDFRIHLLIYVLVNAMLIMIWAMTGAGYFWPAYPIAGWGIGIVAHAWDVYWKKPPTEDQVQAEMRRLRGAG, from the coding sequence ATGAACGTCGAACTCGGGAAGGGCGCTGGAGCCCCCGACGGCGGAGGCTTCAGCCACGAGGCAGCCCTGCGGGCGCTCGCCCTCGAATCCCTCAAGAAGAAGTCCGACTTCCGCATCCACCTGCTGATCTACGTCCTCGTCAACGCGATGCTCATCATGATCTGGGCGATGACGGGCGCAGGCTACTTCTGGCCGGCCTACCCCATCGCGGGCTGGGGCATCGGCATCGTCGCCCACGCCTGGGATGTCTACTGGAAGAAGCCGCCCACCGAGGACCAGGTGCAGGCGGAGATGAGGCGGCTCCGCGGAGCAGGATGA
- a CDS encoding MBL fold metallo-hydrolase, whose amino-acid sequence MKLTIVGCSGSFPGPSSPASCYLVTANDGERDWRILLDLGSGALGVLMRYADLSDIDGVLLSHLHPDHCMDLTGLHVAVHWDPNGWTAGRVPVWGPAATKNRITTALDMQPEMDLDEDFEFHDWVPGEAVEFGPFRFTAYTVRHPIAEPYALRIECSEPDGAGGAERRVLAYSGDTDACANLVEAARDADLFLCEAAYHEGRDDAIEGVHLTGLRAGQAAHDAAAKRLLLTHLPVWNDANRSVAEAQKAYDGPIAVAVAGVHYIV is encoded by the coding sequence GTGAAGCTCACCATTGTCGGCTGTTCTGGGTCGTTCCCGGGTCCGAGCTCGCCCGCGTCGTGCTACCTGGTCACCGCGAATGACGGCGAGCGGGACTGGCGCATCCTCCTTGACCTCGGTTCGGGGGCGCTGGGCGTCCTCATGCGCTACGCGGACCTCAGCGACATCGACGGCGTGCTCCTGAGCCACCTGCATCCCGACCACTGCATGGACCTCACGGGGCTGCACGTGGCGGTTCACTGGGACCCCAACGGCTGGACCGCGGGCCGGGTCCCGGTGTGGGGTCCGGCGGCGACGAAGAACCGCATCACCACTGCCCTGGACATGCAGCCCGAGATGGATCTCGACGAGGACTTCGAGTTCCACGACTGGGTGCCCGGGGAGGCTGTCGAGTTCGGACCATTTCGCTTCACGGCCTACACCGTGCGCCACCCGATCGCGGAGCCGTACGCGCTGCGGATCGAGTGCTCCGAGCCTGACGGCGCGGGCGGGGCCGAGCGCCGGGTCCTCGCCTACTCCGGGGACACCGACGCCTGCGCCAACCTGGTCGAGGCCGCGCGGGACGCGGACCTGTTCCTGTGCGAGGCGGCGTACCACGAGGGCCGGGATGACGCGATCGAGGGCGTGCACCTCACCGGCCTTCGCGCCGGCCAGGCGGCGCACGACGCCGCGGCGAAGCGCCTGCTGCTCACTCACCTTCCGGTGTGGAACGACGCCAACCGGTCGGTCGCTGAGGCCCAGAAGGCGTACGACGGACCCATCGCCGTCGCCGTCGCGGGCGTGCACTACATCGTCTGA